In a genomic window of Equus caballus isolate H_3958 breed thoroughbred chromosome 9, TB-T2T, whole genome shotgun sequence:
- the CA2 gene encoding carbonic anhydrase 2, which translates to MSHHWGYGQHNGPKHWHKDFPIAKGQRQSPVDIDTKAAVHDAALKPLAVHYEQATSRRIVNNGHSFNVEFDDSQDKAVLQGGPLTGTYRLIQFHFHWGSSDGQGSEHTVDKKKYAAELHLVHWNTKYGDFGKAVQQPDGLAVVGVFLKVGGAKPGLQKVLDVLDSIKTKGKSADFTNFDPRGLLPESLDYWTYPGSLTTPPLLECVTWIVLREPISVSSEQLLKFRSLNFNAEGKPEDPMVDNWRPAQPLNNRQIRASFK; encoded by the exons ATGTCCCATCACTGGGGATACGGCCAGCACAACG GACCCAAGCACTGGCATAAGGACTTCCCCATTGCCAAGGGACAGCGCCAGTCCCCTGTTGACATCGACACCAAAGCGGCTGTTCATGACGCTGCCCTGAAGCCTCTGGCTGTTCACTACGAGCAAGCGACCTCTCGGAGAATTGTCAACAATGGCCACTCTTTCAACGTGGAGTTTGATGACTCCCAGGACAAAGCAG tgctGCAAGGAGGACCCCTCACTGGCACTTACAGGCTGATCCAGTTTCACTTTCACTGGGGCTCGTCTGATGGGCAAGGTTCTGAGCATACTGTGGACAAAAAGAAGTATGCTGCGGAG CTTCACTTGGTTCATTGGAACACCAAATACGGGGATTTTGGAAAAGCTGTGCAGCAACCTGATGGACTGGCTGTTGTGGGTGTTTTTTTGAAG GTTGGTGGTGCTAAACCAGGCCTACAGAAAGTCCTTGATGTGCTGGATTCCATTAAAACAAAG GGCAAGAGCGCAGACTTCACTAACTTTGATCCTCGTGGCCTCCTCCCTGAAAGCTTGGACTACTGGACCTACCCAGGCTCCCTCACCACCCCTCCTCTTCTGGAATGCGTGACCTGGATTGTGCTCAGGGAGCCCATCAGCGTTAGCAGCGAGCAG CTGTTGAAATTCCGTAGTCTTAATTTCAACGCGGAGGGCAAACCTGAGGACCCAATGGTGGACAACTGGCGCCCGGCTCAGCCGCTGAACAACAGACAGATCAGAGCATCCTTCAAGTAG